A stretch of the Thiomicrorhabdus indica genome encodes the following:
- a CDS encoding NAD(P)/FAD-dependent oxidoreductase: MVAITKTHFDVVIIGAGAAGLMCSAQTGYAGKSVLVIDHAPKAAAKIRISGGGKCNFTNLDVSADNYICQNPHFVKSALSRYPSSAFIELVERHGLDFEQRELGKLFCKKRASDLIQILRTECDWAQVEFLLKTSITSIQSLPAGDSTENSTGRYGLQLESSEGRCEVSCTNLVVATGALSFPKLKASDFGYRVAKQFGLEIVSTRPGLVPLNFEGKWQTRFADLTGMAFDAQVCANGHCFSEAVLMTHQGLSGPAILQASNYWLEGQPITLNPFFRVDLFAELLALKKSGKSFASWLSKFWTKRMAQAWLEWFPLESDLANLPDLTLKEYAQQCQNWSLYPARTGGYDKAEVTLGGVSTDAVSSKTMEANNQQGLYFIGEVLDVTGQLGGYNFQWAWASAVACAQALAEA, translated from the coding sequence ATGGTTGCAATAACCAAAACACATTTTGATGTGGTGATTATTGGTGCTGGTGCGGCTGGGCTTATGTGTTCAGCGCAGACCGGGTACGCTGGGAAATCAGTGTTAGTCATTGATCATGCGCCAAAAGCGGCTGCGAAAATAAGAATTTCGGGAGGTGGAAAATGCAATTTTACGAATTTGGATGTCTCTGCCGACAACTATATCTGCCAAAATCCACATTTTGTGAAAAGTGCGCTATCTCGCTATCCAAGTTCGGCTTTTATTGAACTGGTTGAACGGCATGGTTTGGATTTTGAACAACGTGAGTTGGGGAAGCTCTTTTGCAAAAAACGTGCCTCAGATTTGATTCAAATTCTGCGAACGGAATGTGATTGGGCGCAAGTTGAGTTTCTGCTGAAAACCTCAATAACGAGCATTCAATCTTTACCGGCCGGTGACTCTACAGAGAACTCTACCGGCCGGTATGGTTTGCAATTAGAGAGCTCTGAAGGTCGTTGTGAAGTTTCTTGTACAAATTTAGTGGTTGCCACAGGTGCTTTGTCGTTTCCAAAGCTAAAAGCTTCTGATTTCGGTTATCGAGTGGCTAAACAGTTTGGGCTTGAAATTGTGTCGACACGCCCAGGGTTAGTGCCGTTAAATTTTGAAGGAAAATGGCAGACTCGTTTTGCTGATTTGACTGGTATGGCGTTTGATGCGCAGGTTTGTGCCAATGGGCATTGTTTTTCTGAAGCGGTATTGATGACACATCAGGGCTTGAGTGGGCCGGCTATTTTGCAAGCCTCAAATTATTGGTTGGAAGGTCAGCCGATTACCCTAAATCCATTTTTTAGAGTGGATTTGTTTGCCGAGTTATTGGCTCTGAAAAAGTCTGGAAAGTCATTTGCTAGTTGGTTGTCGAAATTTTGGACAAAGCGCATGGCGCAAGCTTGGCTTGAGTGGTTTCCATTGGAATCGGATTTGGCAAATCTGCCGGATTTAACTTTGAAAGAATACGCCCAGCAATGCCAGAACTGGTCGCTTTACCCTGCTAGAACCGGCGGTTACGATAAAGCAGAAGTGACATTGGGAGGCGTGAGTACCGATGCGGTTTCATCAAAAACCATGGAAGCAAACAATCAGCAAGGGTTGTATTTTATTGGAGAGGTGCTTGATGTCACTGGACAACTTGGTGGCTATAACTTTCAGTGGGCATGGGCTTCAGCAGTCGCCTGCGCTCAGGCATTAGCTGAAGCCTAA
- a CDS encoding PilZ domain-containing protein, with amino-acid sequence MNNIQNKRQYERKHVRLKGNLISEKVQRKITLVDLSENGLGFLTDHTHKIGDVIDVELTLAHNCVINLKVEIKNMITDIFANRIGAKIVEIPKNYLDYIQQFFKKQRSPLMQTLSA; translated from the coding sequence ATGAATAATATTCAAAACAAGCGTCAATACGAAAGAAAACACGTTAGGCTCAAGGGCAATTTAATCAGTGAAAAAGTCCAAAGAAAAATTACACTTGTTGACTTATCTGAAAATGGTCTCGGGTTTTTAACAGATCACACCCATAAAATCGGCGACGTTATTGATGTGGAATTAACACTTGCTCACAACTGCGTGATTAATCTCAAAGTCGAAATCAAAAATATGATCACGGATATTTTTGCAAACCGCATAGGTGCAAAAATTGTTGAGATACCTAAGAACTATTTGGACTACATCCAACAGTTCTTCAAAAAGCAAAGAAGCCCGTTAATGCAAACCCTTTCCGCTTAA
- the thiD gene encoding bifunctional hydroxymethylpyrimidine kinase/phosphomethylpyrimidine kinase has product MHTTPHQTPLPSVLVIAGFDPSGGAGFLADTKTIHANGGYACSVMSAITVQNTQGVQKVEAVESKLFSAQLKALAEDIQFDAIKIGMLANLEQIEILTEFLEQNTKTPVVLDPVLVSSSGRALLPENALNSLIEDLIPQATLLTPNQPEAKLLLQKIHRPVKKNLLNDATVFQQALQGLKCKNILLKGGHPDITPDKSSEATDWLFSWEANQPIQETFSSPWLEVIHNHGTGCTLASAIATQLAKGENLATAVALGKNYLTQALQAADQHQPNYHSLPAGKVRHGSLCHNFTQHKHK; this is encoded by the coding sequence ATGCATACAACACCTCATCAAACACCCTTGCCGAGCGTTCTAGTTATCGCAGGATTCGATCCATCCGGTGGCGCCGGTTTTTTGGCCGACACCAAAACCATTCATGCCAATGGTGGCTATGCCTGTAGCGTGATGAGTGCGATTACTGTGCAAAACACCCAAGGCGTTCAAAAAGTCGAAGCAGTTGAATCGAAGTTATTTAGCGCCCAACTAAAAGCTTTGGCAGAGGATATCCAATTTGATGCCATCAAAATCGGCATGCTGGCAAACCTCGAACAAATAGAAATCTTGACAGAATTCTTAGAGCAAAACACAAAAACTCCTGTCGTACTCGATCCGGTTTTAGTCAGTAGTAGCGGACGCGCCTTACTTCCAGAAAACGCCCTGAATAGTCTGATTGAAGATTTAATTCCCCAGGCTACATTACTCACCCCTAACCAACCGGAGGCCAAATTACTTTTACAAAAAATTCACCGGCCGGTAAAGAAAAACCTCCTAAATGACGCAACAGTTTTTCAACAAGCTTTACAAGGCTTGAAATGCAAAAATATTTTATTAAAAGGTGGGCATCCTGACATCACACCAGACAAAAGTTCAGAAGCGACCGATTGGTTATTTTCTTGGGAAGCAAATCAACCAATACAGGAAACATTTTCATCGCCTTGGTTAGAAGTCATTCACAACCACGGCACAGGTTGCACACTTGCCTCGGCCATTGCCACTCAATTAGCCAAAGGGGAAAACTTAGCAACAGCTGTGGCATTAGGAAAAAACTATTTAACTCAAGCTTTACAAGCCGCTGACCAACACCAACCTAACTACCACTCTTTACCGGCCGGTAAGGTTCGCCATGGCAGCTTATGTCATAATTTCACACAGCATAAACACAAATAA
- a CDS encoding IS3 family transposase (programmed frameshift) has translation MSSNTKRTQRDYSLAFKLSVVDQVEKGEMTYKQAQAHYGIQGRSTVLVWLRKHGKLNWSDANAINRHLRGIIMPTTKAEKTPEQRIKELEQELAEEKLKAQFFEGVVKVMKEDFGVSLNKKAVSRVIDQKQIQGLNISNACRFLQISRQAYYQGLQRQRLKEKQYRMILDFVQAIRISQPRIGTRKLHNLLLAKAQEGLKIGRDKLFDLLRWQRLLVPNKRAYHKTTHSHHRFYKHPNLIKEQGQRRLAKAPEKLWVADITYLPVQHGQAYLSLVTDACSRKIVGYHVHDTLHAQPVLQALKNAVKNRLGKGALIHHSDRGIQYCSKPYQVFHEKHGIICSMTDGYDCYQNALAERVNGILKNEFLLTKPKDVDQARQMVKESIEIYNTQRPHLALKYKTPDEVHRAFFT, from the exons ATGTCTTCAAACACTAAGCGCACACAGCGCGATTATTCCCTCGCTTTTAAATTGTCCGTTGTAGACCAAGTCGAAAAAGGCGAAATGACTTATAAACAAGCGCAAGCACATTATGGTATCCAAGGACGATCTACCGTTTTAGTTTGGCTTAGAAAGCATGGTAAGTTAAATTGGTCTGACGCCAACGCCATTAACCGACATCTTCGAGGAATCATTATGCCGACGACTAAAGCTGAAAAGACGCCAGAGCAGCGCATTAAAGAGCTTGAACAAGAACTCGCCGAAGAAAAACTCAAAGCCCAATTCTTTGAAGGCGTCGTCAAAGTCATGAAAGAGGACTTTGGAGTTAGCTTGA ACAAAAAAGCGGTTAGCCGAGTTATCGATCAAAAACAGATCCAAGGGCTCAACATAAGCAATGCTTGTCGATTCTTACAGATAAGCCGTCAGGCTTACTACCAAGGATTACAAAGGCAGCGGCTCAAAGAAAAGCAATACCGGATGATTCTGGATTTTGTACAAGCGATACGTATCAGCCAGCCGCGGATTGGTACCCGAAAGCTACACAACTTGCTATTAGCTAAAGCCCAAGAAGGATTGAAGATTGGACGAGACAAGTTGTTTGACTTGTTACGTTGGCAGCGTTTATTAGTGCCTAATAAGCGAGCCTATCATAAAACCACGCACAGTCATCATCGGTTTTATAAGCACCCCAATCTCATCAAAGAGCAGGGGCAAAGGCGTTTAGCCAAAGCGCCAGAGAAACTCTGGGTTGCAGACATTACCTATTTACCAGTACAACACGGCCAGGCCTATCTCAGCTTAGTCACCGATGCCTGTTCTCGTAAGATCGTTGGCTACCATGTGCACGACACTTTGCATGCTCAACCAGTCCTTCAGGCATTAAAGAACGCAGTGAAAAATAGATTAGGAAAAGGGGCACTCATTCATCACTCGGATAGAGGGATTCAGTACTGTTCAAAACCTTATCAAGTGTTCCATGAAAAACATGGCATTATCTGTTCGATGACGGATGGTTATGATTGCTATCAAAACGCTTTGGCGGAGAGAGTGAACGGGATTCTGAAGAATGAGTTTTTATTAACCAAGCCAAAGGATGTTGATCAGGCTCGACAAATGGTGAAAGAGTCGATTGAAATCTACAATACTCAACGTCCACACTTGGCGTTAAAATACAAAACGCCCGATGAAGTTCATCGAGCGTTTTTTACCTGA
- a CDS encoding ABC transporter substrate-binding protein, whose protein sequence is MRVSKAIAVLSIALVSSVTLLCGCSKNEPLKLSTHTWIGYETIPLAQQLGFIDDEINIFITQSASDSLERLETGLVDAATLTLDEVIQARSRGVDLTVVLVMDQSAGADSVYARHSIETLSSLKGKRIAYEEGAVGEIVLLSLLKQAGLQLDDVSLVNFPINRMEGVWRNDLADVVISYEPTSSAIEKHGGVRIFDSRQIPNMIVDVLAVRTELLKSREKAVRTLLDAHFTTLKFMEKNHSKAMEIISKRTGLSVAELQKALGGIFIPNLYENFELLKSGSDLEQTSVALQAMLFERKMMKKTSSLEGLLTNQYLPIEVRVK, encoded by the coding sequence ATGCGTGTGTCAAAAGCCATTGCTGTTCTGTCCATTGCTCTTGTTTCATCAGTGACATTGTTGTGTGGCTGTTCAAAAAATGAGCCTTTGAAATTGTCCACTCATACATGGATCGGTTACGAGACGATTCCATTGGCGCAACAACTGGGTTTTATTGACGATGAAATCAATATTTTTATCACACAATCGGCCAGTGATTCTTTAGAGCGTTTGGAAACGGGATTGGTAGATGCTGCAACCTTGACATTAGATGAGGTGATTCAGGCCCGAAGTCGCGGGGTGGATTTGACAGTAGTTTTGGTGATGGATCAGTCTGCTGGCGCGGACTCCGTTTATGCTCGTCATTCGATTGAAACGCTTTCTAGTTTAAAGGGCAAGCGTATTGCTTATGAAGAAGGTGCCGTAGGTGAAATTGTTCTGTTGTCGCTCTTAAAGCAAGCTGGTTTGCAGTTGGATGATGTCTCATTGGTAAATTTTCCAATTAATCGTATGGAAGGTGTATGGAGAAATGATTTAGCGGATGTCGTGATTAGTTATGAGCCGACCTCATCAGCAATTGAAAAGCATGGCGGAGTTCGTATTTTTGATAGTCGCCAAATTCCGAATATGATTGTTGATGTACTGGCAGTCAGAACAGAGTTGCTTAAATCAAGAGAGAAAGCTGTAAGAACATTGCTAGATGCGCATTTTACAACACTGAAGTTTATGGAAAAAAATCATTCTAAAGCAATGGAAATTATTTCAAAACGTACGGGTTTATCGGTAGCTGAATTACAAAAGGCGCTAGGAGGAATTTTCATTCCGAACTTGTATGAAAATTTTGAACTTTTGAAGTCCGGTAGTGATTTGGAACAAACATCGGTTGCGCTTCAAGCGATGCTTTTTGAACGTAAAATGATGAAAAAAACTTCTTCGCTTGAAGGTTTGCTTACTAACCAATACCTTCCAATTGAGGTAAGGGTCAAATGA
- a CDS encoding PAS domain-containing sensor histidine kinase gives MDKIKHSSSRKWLIIYLVAFIALNLLSIALYTQSSNQNISRHLNVVERFDYKQSLYAQLQENLGLGHYVHQFNLWLSLPAGSKQKREALLELQSDFNELNRLLDLYLSIENLSLSEREAVFKLRQALKEQQQKLSLLRLLQKQNASNREIDQLAQFPLNQFFQPLDALKTSINQQLKETREIAMQSMKDQAWQGAFMSLFFFTVVGVLAYFFVFRRVLFQSMDDYVRYQKAIEEGFGVFKVNSQGEFSYVNNVYCQARGVSKESLIGQPHPMLNQAIYGEIWHRLRHNNSWTGLLSESIVMKGKPVQLTMQTLMFLVSGDERQPEFIGIQFDVTELEKARRLVQEVTQAQAYFLTNIGHQLRSPLSAVMGGVKMLQPENMQPRDRRVIELVLKNSESLLENINALISFADIEGGRAKIENRPHPIKESMKDFFQSYCTEAHKKDIDYTFSVDPKLPECLEFDYKHLSSVLENLLHNAFKYTPEGAQVRAEIRLLWMASGSCKVEFEISDSGIGMENEKAQTIFNHFQRLESIETHQFGGTGIGLSISQKLVKMMGGEPIEVDSFPQQGSSFRFQLQLNVCNSSLEQSPAGKL, from the coding sequence TTGGATAAGATAAAGCACTCCTCCAGCCGAAAATGGCTCATAATTTATCTTGTCGCGTTTATTGCTTTGAATCTCCTTTCAATCGCTTTATACACGCAAAGCTCCAATCAGAACATCAGTAGACATTTAAATGTCGTTGAGCGATTTGACTATAAACAATCTCTTTACGCACAGCTTCAAGAGAATTTGGGGCTTGGTCATTATGTACATCAATTTAATCTTTGGTTAAGTTTACCGGCCGGTAGCAAACAGAAGCGTGAGGCATTACTTGAGTTGCAAAGTGATTTTAATGAATTGAATCGTTTGCTTGACCTCTATTTATCCATCGAAAATTTGAGTCTGTCTGAACGCGAAGCGGTTTTTAAGTTGCGTCAAGCTTTGAAAGAGCAGCAGCAAAAGCTGTCATTATTGCGACTTTTACAAAAGCAAAATGCGTCAAACCGAGAAATTGATCAGTTAGCTCAGTTTCCACTGAATCAGTTTTTTCAACCGTTGGATGCTCTAAAAACTTCTATCAATCAGCAACTAAAAGAAACCAGAGAAATTGCTATGCAGTCTATGAAAGATCAGGCTTGGCAAGGTGCATTCATGTCTTTGTTTTTTTTCACTGTTGTCGGTGTTTTGGCTTATTTCTTTGTGTTTAGACGAGTGTTGTTTCAATCTATGGATGACTATGTTCGCTATCAAAAAGCCATTGAAGAGGGGTTTGGGGTCTTTAAAGTGAATTCTCAGGGTGAATTTTCTTATGTGAATAATGTTTATTGTCAGGCTCGAGGCGTATCAAAAGAAAGTTTGATTGGTCAGCCTCACCCAATGCTGAATCAAGCCATCTATGGTGAAATTTGGCATCGACTCAGGCACAACAATAGTTGGACGGGGTTGTTATCTGAGAGCATTGTGATGAAAGGTAAACCTGTCCAGTTAACGATGCAAACTTTGATGTTTCTAGTTTCAGGTGATGAGCGACAACCAGAGTTTATTGGTATTCAGTTTGATGTGACGGAGCTTGAGAAGGCGAGACGATTAGTTCAAGAGGTTACCCAGGCTCAAGCGTACTTCTTGACGAATATCGGACATCAACTTCGTTCACCCCTTAGTGCCGTGATGGGGGGGGTGAAGATGCTGCAACCTGAAAATATGCAACCACGTGACCGGCGAGTAATCGAGTTGGTTTTAAAGAACAGTGAAAGTTTATTGGAAAATATTAATGCTTTGATTTCATTTGCTGATATTGAAGGTGGTCGGGCTAAAATCGAAAATCGCCCGCATCCTATTAAAGAAAGCATGAAGGATTTTTTTCAATCTTATTGTACTGAAGCGCACAAAAAAGATATCGACTATACATTTTCGGTAGATCCAAAATTGCCGGAATGCTTAGAGTTTGATTATAAGCATTTGTCGAGTGTCCTAGAAAACTTACTGCATAATGCGTTTAAGTATACCCCTGAGGGCGCTCAAGTTCGTGCTGAAATTCGATTGTTATGGATGGCCTCGGGGAGTTGTAAGGTCGAGTTTGAAATTTCTGACAGTGGAATAGGTATGGAAAATGAAAAAGCTCAAACCATTTTCAACCATTTTCAGCGACTTGAATCTATAGAAACCCATCAATTTGGTGGTACAGGGATTGGTTTAAGCATAAGTCAGAAGCTGGTGAAAATGATGGGAGGGGAGCCTATAGAAGTTGATTCTTTCCCTCAGCAAGGCTCGAGCTTTCGCTTTCAATTACAATTGAATGTATGTAACTCCTCATTGGAACAATCCCCGGCCGGTAAGTTGTAA
- the mtnN gene encoding 5'-methylthioadenosine/S-adenosylhomocysteine nucleosidase, whose product MTVAIIGAMDEEVSILHAAMGSPTAEVHAGFDYFKGQINGLEVVLLKSGIGKVNAAISATLLLELFKPKAVINTGSAGGFHADLEVGDIVISQSVCHHDVDVTPFGYERGQVPGMPACFLPDSTLVDAAKKAITELGEVAHMHGLIATGDRFMHQPEDVDATREAFPEMIACEMEAAAVAQVCHRFDTPFVIIRSLSDIAGKENKVTFEQYLPKAAKHSSAVVKAMLKHIG is encoded by the coding sequence ATGACAGTTGCAATTATTGGTGCGATGGATGAAGAAGTTTCCATTTTGCATGCAGCGATGGGATCTCCAACGGCAGAGGTACATGCTGGATTTGATTACTTTAAAGGGCAAATTAATGGCCTAGAGGTTGTATTGTTGAAATCGGGTATTGGCAAGGTCAATGCCGCGATTAGTGCGACCTTACTGTTAGAGCTTTTTAAGCCTAAGGCTGTCATTAATACAGGCTCTGCGGGTGGTTTCCATGCAGATTTAGAGGTTGGTGATATCGTTATCAGCCAGTCAGTCTGTCATCATGATGTTGATGTCACTCCATTTGGTTATGAACGCGGTCAAGTTCCCGGCATGCCTGCGTGTTTTTTGCCAGATTCAACTTTGGTTGATGCGGCAAAAAAAGCGATTACTGAATTGGGCGAAGTCGCTCATATGCATGGTTTAATTGCAACCGGTGATCGTTTTATGCACCAGCCTGAGGATGTCGATGCAACTCGTGAAGCCTTCCCAGAAATGATTGCTTGTGAAATGGAAGCGGCTGCGGTTGCGCAAGTTTGTCATCGGTTTGACACGCCTTTTGTGATTATTCGTTCATTGTCGGATATTGCTGGGAAAGAGAATAAGGTCACTTTTGAGCAATATTTGCCAAAAGCTGCGAAGCATTCTTCGGCCGTGGTTAAAGCAATGTTGAAGCACATCGGTTAG
- the luxS gene encoding S-ribosylhomocysteine lyase: protein MPLLDSFTVDHKIMKAPAVRVAKTMSSPSGDTITVFDLRFNKPNESMMGEKGIHTLEHLFAGFMRDHLNGDGVEIIDVSPMGCRTGFYMSLLGAPSEERVADAWMKAMNDVVAVERMEDIPELNEYQCGTYMMHSLEEAQDIAKEIIENGIGVNKNEDLKMSAETLRSLGNEV from the coding sequence ATGCCTCTTCTCGATAGCTTTACAGTAGACCATAAAATTATGAAAGCCCCAGCGGTACGAGTTGCGAAAACCATGAGTTCACCGTCTGGTGATACGATTACGGTATTTGATTTAAGATTCAATAAGCCTAATGAAAGCATGATGGGTGAGAAGGGGATTCATACGCTTGAACACCTTTTCGCTGGTTTTATGCGTGATCATTTAAATGGTGATGGTGTCGAAATTATTGATGTCTCGCCAATGGGCTGTCGTACAGGCTTTTACATGAGTCTTTTGGGTGCTCCTTCCGAAGAGCGTGTTGCTGATGCTTGGATGAAGGCTATGAATGATGTCGTTGCCGTTGAACGTATGGAAGACATCCCTGAACTCAACGAGTATCAATGTGGGACTTATATGATGCATTCGTTGGAAGAGGCACAAGACATTGCAAAAGAAATTATTGAGAATGGCATTGGTGTCAACAAAAATGAAGACTTAAAAATGAGTGCTGAAACGCTTCGTTCTTTAGGTAATGAGGTTTAA
- a CDS encoding competence/damage-inducible protein A, with amino-acid sequence MATENTHNSSTAQPLTIGLIIIGDEVLSGKRQDRHLHNANKLLRPRGLALSWVKILGDEPNRLEATLRESFANGDCVFCFGGIGATPDDRTRQCAAAALQVPLKRHPEAVAEIEAQFGEAAYPQRVKMAEYPQGAQVIPNFFNRVPGFTISNHHFMPGFPKMAEPMMEWVLDNYYSQYFGEQQIEKAILIHDGQESEWIEFMEAFEQEFPELRLFSLPKITDEGKRLIELGAEGQKNLVEQGIKKMVVEVEARGLIWENLY; translated from the coding sequence ATGGCAACGGAAAATACACACAACTCTTCTACGGCTCAACCCCTGACAATTGGGTTGATTATTATTGGTGATGAAGTCCTGTCTGGAAAGCGTCAAGACCGACATTTGCACAATGCGAATAAACTTTTACGACCTAGAGGATTGGCGTTAAGTTGGGTGAAGATTTTAGGAGATGAACCAAATCGTTTGGAAGCCACATTACGTGAGAGCTTTGCCAATGGCGATTGCGTGTTTTGCTTTGGCGGCATCGGGGCAACACCGGATGATCGCACTCGTCAATGCGCCGCAGCGGCTTTGCAGGTTCCACTGAAACGCCACCCAGAAGCGGTTGCAGAAATTGAAGCGCAATTTGGTGAAGCAGCCTATCCGCAAAGGGTAAAAATGGCAGAGTATCCACAGGGTGCACAAGTTATCCCCAATTTTTTCAATCGGGTTCCCGGTTTCACTATCTCGAATCATCATTTTATGCCGGGTTTTCCCAAAATGGCTGAGCCTATGATGGAATGGGTGTTGGATAATTATTATTCTCAGTATTTTGGTGAGCAACAAATTGAGAAGGCTATTTTGATCCATGATGGTCAAGAATCGGAATGGATTGAATTTATGGAGGCGTTTGAACAAGAGTTTCCTGAGTTGCGATTGTTCAGTTTGCCGAAAATTACCGATGAGGGAAAACGTTTAATTGAGTTAGGTGCAGAAGGGCAGAAAAACTTGGTTGAACAAGGCATTAAAAAAATGGTCGTTGAAGTCGAAGCGCGCGGCTTAATCTGGGAAAACCTATATTAG
- a CDS encoding glutathione peroxidase, translating to MALPNREGQRIPNVTFPTRQNNEWVNVTTDEIFKGKTVVVFSLPGAFTPTCSSTHLPRFNELAPTFFENGVDEIVCMSVNDTFVMNEWAADQESDNVRLIPDGNGEFSEGMGMLVNKEDLGFGMRSWRYSMLVKDGVIEKMFIEPEVPGDPFEVSDADTMLNYINPNAKAPRAATIFTKKGCPFCAKAKSLLEDNNIYYEEIMISNSGVTSRTLRAVANAGTVPQVFIEGEYVGGSEDLEAYLNK from the coding sequence ATGGCATTACCAAATCGCGAAGGTCAAAGAATCCCTAACGTTACTTTCCCAACTCGTCAAAACAATGAGTGGGTGAATGTGACAACGGATGAAATTTTTAAAGGTAAAACGGTAGTGGTTTTCTCTCTACCGGGTGCGTTTACGCCAACTTGTTCATCGACTCACTTACCACGTTTCAACGAGCTTGCGCCTACATTCTTCGAGAACGGTGTAGACGAAATCGTTTGTATGTCGGTGAATGATACATTTGTTATGAATGAGTGGGCAGCAGATCAAGAGTCTGACAATGTTCGTCTGATTCCTGATGGAAACGGTGAGTTTTCTGAAGGCATGGGAATGCTTGTTAACAAGGAAGACCTAGGATTTGGGATGCGTTCATGGCGTTACTCAATGCTTGTTAAGGACGGCGTTATTGAGAAAATGTTCATCGAGCCAGAAGTACCGGGGGACCCTTTTGAAGTCTCTGATGCAGATACGATGTTGAACTATATTAACCCTAATGCAAAAGCTCCACGTGCAGCGACAATCTTTACTAAGAAAGGTTGTCCATTCTGCGCGAAAGCGAAGTCATTGCTAGAAGACAATAATATCTACTATGAAGAAATCATGATTTCTAACAGTGGTGTGACTTCTCGTACACTTCGTGCAGTAGCGAATGCTGGGACAGTTCCTCAAGTATTTATTGAAGGCGAATATGTGGGCGGTTCTGAAGATTTAGAAGCTTACCTAAACAAATAA
- the gorA gene encoding glutathione-disulfide reductase — protein sequence MKYDYDMIAIGAGSGGLSVVERAAEYGKKCAVVEAKKLGGTCVNIGCVPKKVMWFGAHIAEALRDAPDFGFDVEKKGFDWATLVEKREQYITNINTWYNGYMADKGVDVLQGWGSFVDAHTVEVDGKHYTAETIVIAPGGTPLIPNETENADLGITSNGFFALTEQPKKVAVIGSGYIAVELAGVFQALGTQTTLVSRKDLVLRGFDDMIRETLTDSMIESGIHKEYHFKVKKLERAEDGTLTIHSEDDQHIGGFDQVVWAVGRETLVEPLKLENVGLSANGRGFIEVDERHKTSVDNIYAIGDVTGQPQLTPVAIRAGRYLAERLYNNKPELILDLHAVPTVIFSHPPVGTVGLAEHDARAEFGHDNVKVYTSVFTPMRYAFTKHQIKTALKLVVVGEEERVVGIHIVGDGADEMLQGFAVAVQMNATKADLDATIAIHPSSSEELVTMR from the coding sequence ATGAAATACGATTATGACATGATTGCAATTGGTGCTGGTAGTGGCGGTTTGTCAGTGGTAGAACGCGCAGCAGAATATGGAAAAAAATGTGCGGTGGTTGAGGCGAAAAAACTTGGTGGAACTTGCGTCAATATCGGCTGTGTTCCTAAAAAAGTCATGTGGTTTGGTGCACATATCGCTGAGGCTCTGCGTGATGCACCGGATTTTGGTTTCGATGTCGAGAAAAAAGGATTTGATTGGGCGACACTTGTTGAAAAGCGTGAACAGTACATTACTAATATCAACACTTGGTATAACGGCTATATGGCTGATAAAGGCGTGGATGTCCTTCAGGGATGGGGTTCATTCGTTGATGCACATACCGTTGAAGTGGATGGCAAGCATTATACCGCTGAAACGATTGTCATTGCCCCAGGTGGCACACCACTGATTCCCAATGAAACGGAAAATGCCGATTTAGGAATAACGTCGAATGGTTTTTTTGCATTGACTGAGCAACCTAAAAAAGTGGCGGTCATTGGTTCGGGTTATATTGCGGTTGAATTGGCCGGTGTTTTCCAAGCATTGGGCACGCAAACCACTTTGGTGAGTCGTAAAGATTTAGTGTTACGCGGCTTTGATGACATGATTCGCGAAACCTTAACGGATTCGATGATTGAAAGTGGCATTCATAAAGAGTATCACTTCAAGGTTAAAAAATTAGAGCGCGCCGAAGATGGCACTCTTACCATTCATAGTGAAGATGATCAGCATATCGGTGGCTTTGATCAGGTTGTTTGGGCGGTTGGGCGTGAAACGCTGGTTGAGCCGCTAAAACTTGAAAATGTTGGGCTTAGTGCGAATGGACGCGGTTTTATTGAGGTGGATGAGCGACATAAAACTTCGGTGGATAATATTTATGCCATTGGAGATGTGACAGGACAGCCTCAATTAACACCAGTAGCGATTCGTGCCGGTCGGTATTTAGCCGAGCGTTTGTATAATAACAAACCTGAGTTAATTTTGGATTTGCATGCGGTACCGACGGTGATTTTCTCACATCCGCCAGTTGGAACGGTAGGGTTGGCAGAGCATGATGCAAGAGCAGAGTTTGGGCATGACAATGTTAAAGTTTATACATCCGTATTTACCCCTATGCGTTATGCATTCACCAAGCATCAGATTAAGACTGCTTTAAAGTTGGTGGTTGTCGGTGAAGAAGAGCGTGTTGTTGGGATTCATATTGTTGGAGATGGCGCGGATGAGATGTTACAAGGTTTTGCCGTTGCGGTTCAGATGAATGCGACGAAAGCCGATTTAGATGCAACCATTGCGATTCATCCATCAAGTTCGGAAGAGTTAGTGACAATGCGTTAA